A section of the Constrictibacter sp. MBR-5 genome encodes:
- a CDS encoding ABC transporter substrate-binding protein, translating into MKLTSLLGGAAVALALAVSPAYAKNTLRWASQGDALTLDPHAQNESPTIAMNLNIMEPLVRSDRELKPEPALATSWKVLEPTVWEFKLREGVKFHDGDTFDADDVIFSIKRAQSKNSDFKDQIGSIKEVKKIDDHTVHLITTGPNPILPNQLLTIAMMSKEWSEKHDVVEVQDYKNKQETYAIRNTNGTGPFKLQLREPDVRTILVKNEDWWGVKNHGNVDEVVYTPIANAATRVAALLSGELEFVLDPPLQDLERVKRTAGLKVLKTPQNRSIFFGLNVGAAELGSSDVKGKNPLADPKVRRAMYQAIDIKAIGQKVMRGDAEPAGIIAAPFVRGWTKELDQRLPYDVDGAKKLLAEAGYPNGFTVKLDCPNDRYINDEAICQAAVGMLARIGVKVNLDAQPKSLHFPKLAKRETDMYMLGWGVTTLDSHYVFSFLAHTKGTWNATGYSNPRVDELTEAMEIEIDPEKRDAMIAEVWKILKEDNVYLPLHHQVISWAMRENLDLPIIANDQPQFRYAVMK; encoded by the coding sequence ATGAAGCTGACATCGCTGCTTGGCGGGGCCGCCGTCGCATTGGCGCTGGCCGTCAGTCCCGCCTATGCGAAGAACACCCTGCGCTGGGCCAGCCAGGGGGATGCGCTGACGCTGGACCCGCATGCGCAGAACGAGAGCCCGACCATCGCCATGAACCTGAACATCATGGAGCCGCTCGTCCGGAGCGACAGGGAGCTGAAGCCCGAGCCGGCCCTGGCGACCAGCTGGAAGGTGCTCGAGCCGACGGTCTGGGAATTCAAGCTGCGCGAGGGCGTGAAGTTTCACGACGGCGACACGTTCGACGCCGACGACGTGATCTTCAGCATCAAGCGGGCGCAGTCGAAGAATTCCGACTTCAAGGACCAGATCGGCAGCATCAAGGAAGTCAAGAAGATCGACGACCACACGGTCCACCTGATCACGACCGGGCCGAACCCGATCCTGCCGAACCAGCTCCTGACCATCGCGATGATGTCGAAGGAGTGGTCGGAGAAGCACGACGTCGTCGAGGTCCAGGACTACAAGAACAAGCAGGAGACCTACGCGATCCGCAACACGAACGGCACCGGGCCGTTCAAGCTGCAGTTGCGCGAGCCGGACGTCCGCACCATCCTGGTGAAGAACGAGGACTGGTGGGGCGTCAAGAATCACGGCAACGTCGACGAGGTCGTCTACACGCCGATCGCCAACGCGGCGACGCGCGTCGCGGCCCTGCTGTCGGGCGAACTGGAGTTCGTGCTCGACCCGCCGCTCCAGGACCTGGAGCGCGTCAAGCGCACCGCCGGCCTCAAGGTGCTGAAGACGCCGCAGAACCGGTCGATCTTCTTCGGCCTGAACGTCGGCGCGGCCGAGCTCGGCTCGTCGGACGTGAAGGGCAAGAACCCGCTGGCCGATCCGAAGGTGCGCCGGGCGATGTACCAGGCGATCGACATCAAGGCCATCGGCCAGAAGGTCATGCGCGGCGACGCGGAGCCGGCCGGCATCATCGCCGCACCCTTCGTGCGCGGCTGGACCAAGGAACTCGACCAGCGCCTGCCCTACGACGTCGACGGGGCGAAGAAGCTGCTGGCGGAGGCCGGCTATCCGAACGGCTTCACGGTCAAGCTCGACTGCCCGAACGACCGCTACATCAACGACGAGGCTATCTGCCAGGCCGCGGTCGGCATGCTGGCCCGCATCGGCGTGAAGGTGAACCTGGACGCGCAGCCGAAGAGCCTGCACTTCCCGAAGCTCGCCAAGCGCGAGACCGACATGTACATGCTCGGCTGGGGCGTCACGACGCTCGACTCGCATTATGTGTTCAGCTTCCTGGCGCACACGAAGGGCACCTGGAACGCGACGGGCTATTCCAACCCGCGGGTGGACGAGCTGACCGAGGCGATGGAGATCGAGATCGACCCGGAGAAGCGTGACGCGATGATCGCCGAGGTCTGGAAGATCCTGAAGGAAGACAATGTCTACCTGCCCCTGCATCACCAGGTGATCTCGTGGGCGATGCGGGAGAATCTCGACCTGCCGATCATCGCGAACGACCAGCCGCAGTTCCGCTATGCGGTGATGAAGTAG
- a CDS encoding 3-(methylthio)propionyl-CoA ligase — protein MRGLIMDVPLLISSLIEHAARNHGDTEIVSRTVEGPIHRYTYTDAHRRVKQLANALTALGVKSGDRVGTLAWNTYRHYEIYFAVPGMGAVCHTINPRLFPDQLEYIVNHASDRFLFVDLNLLPIAEKFAPAAPKLEGVVVMTDRAHMPKSDVIGNLICYEDLIDGHSDIYEWPVFDEHNASSLCYTSGTTGNPKGVLFSHRANVIHSFAASMPDAMNISARDVVMPIVPMFHVNAWGIPYVTTMTGAKQVLPGPKMDGASIHELLEGEGVTFTAAVPTIWLLLLAFMREQKKGLSTLKSVIIGGSACPRSMMEAFGEEYGATVRHAWGMTEMSPLGTINTPLGKHAGLSKKEMYDLAEGQGRPLYGVEMKIVDDAGKELPRDGKAFGELLVRGPWVSSAYFEVDHSPAHEREPGWFATGDVCTLDQNGFMRITDRSKDVIKSGGEWISSIDLENIAVGHPEVAEAAVIGVHHPKWDERPLLLIVRRPGSSLRKDEMLRFYDGKIASWWLPDDVVFVDELPHTATGKLLKTKLRDDFHDYVLPTAG, from the coding sequence ATGCGTGGGTTGATCATGGACGTGCCGCTGCTGATCTCGTCGCTGATCGAGCATGCGGCGCGGAATCATGGCGATACCGAGATCGTCAGCCGCACCGTCGAAGGTCCGATCCACCGATACACCTATACCGATGCGCACCGGCGCGTGAAGCAGCTGGCCAACGCGCTCACCGCGCTCGGCGTCAAGTCCGGCGACCGGGTCGGCACGCTCGCATGGAACACCTACCGTCACTACGAGATCTATTTCGCCGTGCCCGGCATGGGCGCCGTCTGTCACACGATCAATCCCCGCCTCTTCCCGGATCAGCTGGAATACATCGTCAACCACGCCTCCGACCGCTTCCTGTTCGTCGACCTCAACCTGCTGCCGATCGCCGAGAAGTTCGCCCCCGCCGCGCCGAAGCTCGAGGGCGTCGTGGTGATGACCGACCGCGCCCACATGCCGAAGAGCGACGTGATCGGGAACCTCATCTGCTACGAGGACCTGATCGACGGCCATTCCGACATCTACGAATGGCCCGTGTTCGACGAGCACAACGCCTCGTCCCTCTGCTACACCTCGGGTACCACCGGCAATCCGAAGGGCGTGCTGTTCTCGCACCGCGCCAACGTCATCCACTCCTTCGCCGCGTCGATGCCGGACGCGATGAACATCTCGGCGCGCGACGTCGTCATGCCGATCGTGCCGATGTTCCACGTCAACGCCTGGGGTATTCCCTATGTGACGACGATGACCGGCGCGAAGCAGGTGCTGCCCGGCCCGAAGATGGACGGCGCCAGCATCCACGAACTGCTTGAGGGCGAGGGCGTCACCTTCACCGCCGCCGTCCCCACGATCTGGCTGCTTCTGCTCGCCTTCATGCGCGAGCAGAAAAAGGGCCTGTCGACGCTGAAGAGCGTCATCATCGGCGGCTCCGCCTGCCCGCGCTCGATGATGGAGGCGTTCGGCGAGGAATACGGCGCCACGGTCCGCCACGCCTGGGGCATGACCGAGATGTCGCCGCTGGGCACGATCAACACGCCGCTCGGCAAGCATGCCGGCCTGTCGAAGAAGGAGATGTACGACCTCGCGGAGGGCCAGGGCCGGCCGCTCTACGGCGTCGAGATGAAGATCGTCGACGACGCGGGCAAGGAACTGCCGCGCGACGGCAAGGCGTTCGGCGAACTCCTCGTGCGCGGTCCCTGGGTCTCCAGCGCCTATTTCGAGGTGGATCATTCGCCGGCGCACGAACGCGAGCCGGGCTGGTTCGCCACCGGCGACGTCTGCACGCTCGACCAGAACGGCTTCATGCGGATCACCGACCGCTCCAAGGACGTGATCAAGTCGGGCGGCGAGTGGATCAGCTCCATCGACCTGGAGAACATCGCCGTCGGCCATCCCGAGGTCGCCGAGGCCGCGGTCATCGGCGTACACCACCCCAAATGGGACGAGCGGCCCCTGCTCCTGATCGTGCGCCGCCCGGGCAGCAGCCTCAGAAAAGACGAAATGCTGCGCTTCTACGACGGTAAGATCGCCAGTTGGTGGCTGCCCGACGACGTCGTGTTCGTCGACGAACTGCCGCACACGGCGACGGGCAAGCTGCTCAAGACGAAGCTGCGCGACGATTTCCACGACTACGTGCTGCCCACGGCCGGGTAG
- a CDS encoding cellulose binding domain-containing protein, giving the protein MKAGWLFSLVALAAFVPPLGGPARAADAAFEVTGDRQENFRAAVTLGNPEDRKVGDWTLEMRLDRTVVQAFGAEAEQVEKGLWRFRPVDWTKEIPAKGEVRFTFIGRPGGLGTAQPDMKLDVTYVADTPVAQTPAPSAPPPAPAPAQGPAPSPAPAPSAAGAAAPAQPEKAAGPAAQPGKTAAPTPADGTAVAHTLGFKLKDSWPDGFVGEVAVVNGSDKTLRPWRFEFALDGKIDQAWGAVVKPAGAGRWVAVPEAYNKELEPGAFATFGFKATTPFKSRPSATALKQGG; this is encoded by the coding sequence ATGAAGGCAGGCTGGCTCTTTTCCCTCGTGGCCCTCGCGGCCTTCGTCCCCCCGCTCGGCGGACCTGCCCGGGCCGCCGACGCCGCCTTCGAGGTGACCGGCGACCGGCAGGAGAATTTCCGCGCCGCGGTGACCCTCGGGAATCCCGAGGATCGGAAGGTCGGCGACTGGACGCTGGAGATGCGGCTCGACCGCACCGTCGTCCAGGCGTTCGGCGCCGAGGCCGAGCAGGTCGAGAAGGGCCTGTGGCGCTTCCGGCCGGTCGACTGGACGAAGGAGATCCCGGCGAAGGGCGAAGTCCGCTTCACCTTCATCGGCCGCCCCGGCGGCCTCGGCACGGCCCAGCCGGACATGAAGCTCGACGTGACCTACGTCGCCGACACGCCGGTCGCCCAGACGCCCGCGCCATCTGCGCCCCCGCCCGCTCCCGCCCCCGCGCAGGGTCCCGCCCCCTCGCCCGCTCCCGCCCCGTCTGCGGCGGGCGCCGCCGCCCCGGCGCAGCCGGAGAAGGCGGCCGGCCCGGCCGCGCAGCCGGGGAAGACCGCCGCCCCGACGCCCGCCGACGGCACCGCCGTCGCGCACACGCTGGGGTTCAAGCTGAAGGACTCGTGGCCCGACGGCTTCGTCGGCGAGGTCGCCGTCGTCAACGGCTCCGACAAGACCCTGCGGCCCTGGCGCTTCGAGTTCGCCCTGGACGGCAAGATCGACCAGGCCTGGGGCGCAGTGGTGAAGCCCGCCGGCGCCGGCCGCTGGGTCGCGGTTCCCGAGGCGTACAACAAGGAACTCGAACCCGGCGCCTTCGCCACCTTCGGCTTCAAGGCCACCACCCCCTTCAAGAGCCGCCCGAGCGCCACCGCCCTGAAGCAGGGAGGCTGA
- a CDS encoding formate--tetrahydrofolate ligase: MTDIEIARAAKLLPVSEIGRRLGIPADGILPYGHTKAKISGDFLTGLTDRPDGRLILVTAMTPTPAGEGKTTTTVGLGDGLNRIGRKTMICLREPSLGPCFGMKGGAAGGGYAQVVPMEDINLHFTGDFHAITSAHNLLAAMLDNHVHWGNALGIDTRRVSWKRVVDMNDRALRSIVAGLGGPANGFAREDGFDITVASEVMAILCLATDLDDLRRRLAEIVVARTRDGAPVTARDLKADGAMAVLLRDAVLPNLVQTLENNPAFVHGGPFANIAHGCNSVSATRAALKLADYVVTEAGFGADLGAEKFFDIKCRKAGLSPAAAVVVATVRALKFHGGVAREALSLPDRGAVEAGLANLGRHLDNVARFGVPAVVAINAFTSDAPAEFEAIETFCKARGVPVSICTHWAEGGAGTTHLAGLVAEAAESGRARFAPIYPDAMPLIEKIRTVAREIYGAADVDAPPRVLDQLRRFEADGHGHVPVCMAKTQYSFSTNPALKGAPTGHIVEVREVRLAAGAGFVVAVCGDLMTMPGLPRVPAAESIGLDETGNVVGLF; encoded by the coding sequence ATGACCGACATCGAGATCGCCCGAGCCGCGAAGCTCCTGCCCGTCTCGGAGATCGGGCGGCGCCTGGGGATACCGGCGGACGGGATCCTGCCCTACGGCCATACCAAGGCGAAGATCTCGGGCGATTTCCTCACCGGCCTTACCGACCGGCCGGACGGCCGGCTGATCCTGGTGACGGCGATGACGCCGACGCCCGCCGGCGAGGGCAAGACGACGACCACCGTCGGCCTGGGCGACGGGCTGAACCGCATCGGCCGCAAGACGATGATCTGCCTGCGCGAGCCCAGCCTGGGCCCCTGCTTCGGCATGAAGGGCGGTGCCGCCGGCGGCGGCTACGCCCAGGTCGTGCCGATGGAGGACATCAACCTCCACTTTACCGGCGACTTCCACGCCATCACCTCGGCGCACAACCTGCTGGCGGCGATGCTCGACAACCACGTCCACTGGGGCAACGCGCTCGGCATCGACACGCGCCGCGTCTCCTGGAAGCGGGTCGTGGACATGAACGACCGCGCCCTGCGCAGCATCGTCGCCGGGCTGGGCGGCCCCGCCAACGGCTTCGCGCGCGAGGACGGCTTCGACATCACGGTCGCATCCGAGGTCATGGCGATCCTCTGCCTCGCGACCGACCTGGACGACCTGCGCCGGCGCCTGGCCGAGATCGTCGTGGCACGCACCCGCGACGGCGCCCCGGTGACGGCCCGCGACCTCAAGGCCGACGGCGCCATGGCGGTGCTGCTGCGCGACGCGGTCCTGCCCAACCTGGTGCAGACGCTGGAGAACAATCCTGCCTTCGTGCACGGCGGGCCCTTCGCCAACATCGCGCACGGCTGCAACTCCGTCTCGGCGACGCGCGCCGCCCTCAAGCTCGCCGACTATGTGGTGACCGAGGCGGGCTTCGGCGCCGACCTGGGCGCCGAGAAGTTCTTCGACATCAAGTGCCGCAAGGCGGGTCTCTCGCCGGCCGCGGCCGTCGTCGTCGCCACCGTGCGCGCGCTGAAGTTCCACGGCGGCGTGGCGCGCGAAGCGCTGTCGCTGCCGGATCGCGGCGCGGTCGAGGCCGGTCTCGCCAACCTGGGCCGGCATCTCGACAACGTCGCGCGCTTCGGCGTACCCGCCGTCGTCGCGATCAACGCCTTCACCAGCGACGCGCCGGCCGAGTTCGAGGCGATCGAAACCTTCTGCAAGGCGCGCGGCGTGCCGGTCTCGATCTGTACCCATTGGGCCGAGGGCGGTGCCGGCACTACCCACCTCGCTGGGCTGGTGGCGGAGGCGGCGGAGTCTGGCCGTGCCCGCTTCGCCCCCATCTATCCCGACGCGATGCCGCTCATCGAGAAGATCCGCACCGTCGCCCGCGAGATCTACGGTGCGGCCGATGTCGACGCGCCGCCGCGCGTCCTCGACCAGCTGCGCCGCTTCGAGGCCGACGGCCACGGCCACGTGCCGGTCTGCATGGCCAAGACCCAGTACAGCTTCTCGACGAACCCCGCGCTGAAGGGCGCGCCGACGGGTCACATCGTCGAGGTTCGCGAAGTCCGGCTCGCCGCGGGTGCCGGCTTCGTCGTGGCGGTCTGCGGCGACCTGATGACCATGCCGGGCCTGCCGCGCGTGCCGGCCGCGGAATCGATCGGATTGGACGAAACCGGAAACGTGGTCGGACTGTTCTAG
- a CDS encoding SLC13 family permease gives MILDLSQTTQAYLVMGLVALVFMSFVRERPRPDIVAMGAVAALLAVGILSAEEATSVFSNSGPLAVGAMFVLSTALERTGCVDLTGGLVKRLAGRSHTQAIVALMLCVMTLSAFINNTPVVVALTPVAIMLAREMGIAPSRLLMPLSFSSIFGGTTTLVGTSTNLLVSGSAQANGLAPIGMFEITAAGAIMAAVGIVYLALAGRWLLPDRRTLGDVMGDPSGRSFLAELRVPETSPFIGKRLTEAGLTSERGSEVIDLLRGEVSYRYALDSVVLEAGDRLVVRSNAGDVMGLRESGALAPDTKAPEAKATESEPVTTRQTLLMEGIVGPRSRLAGYRIGDLNFRRLYGVYIIAVHRRGADLRSNFDQVRLEFGDTLLLEGPAEGLRRLFERRVLVNLSEPAERPLRRSKAPIALAAVAAVMTVSALEIMPIEAAAIVAAVVVVITGCLTADEAYASIHWNILFLIFGMIAVGLAMEKTGAAGMIVAATLPYLKPLGPLIVLAGIYLITSTLTEMVSNNATAILLTPISIAVANELGVDPRPFVMAVLFAASASFATPIGYQTNTFVYSAGGYRFSDFLKVGLPLNVLMWGVAVAIIPFFWPFEG, from the coding sequence ATGATCCTCGATCTCTCGCAGACGACCCAGGCCTATCTGGTGATGGGCCTCGTCGCGCTGGTGTTCATGTCGTTCGTGCGCGAGCGGCCCCGCCCCGACATCGTCGCCATGGGCGCCGTCGCCGCGCTCCTGGCGGTCGGCATCCTCAGCGCCGAGGAGGCGACGTCCGTCTTCAGCAACAGTGGCCCGCTCGCTGTCGGCGCGATGTTCGTCCTCAGCACGGCGCTGGAGCGCACCGGCTGCGTCGACCTGACGGGCGGGCTGGTGAAGCGGCTCGCGGGACGCTCCCACACGCAGGCGATCGTGGCGCTGATGCTCTGCGTCATGACGCTGTCGGCCTTCATCAACAATACGCCTGTCGTCGTCGCCCTGACGCCGGTGGCGATCATGCTGGCGCGCGAGATGGGCATCGCGCCGTCGCGCCTGCTGATGCCGCTGTCCTTCTCCAGCATCTTCGGCGGCACCACGACGCTGGTCGGCACCTCGACCAACCTCCTGGTCAGCGGGTCGGCGCAGGCGAACGGCCTGGCGCCGATCGGCATGTTCGAGATCACGGCGGCCGGCGCGATCATGGCCGCCGTCGGCATCGTCTATCTCGCCCTGGCCGGGCGCTGGCTGCTGCCGGACCGCCGCACGCTGGGCGACGTCATGGGCGATCCATCGGGCCGCAGCTTCCTCGCCGAGCTGCGCGTCCCGGAGACGTCCCCTTTCATCGGCAAGCGCCTGACTGAGGCCGGCCTCACCTCCGAACGCGGCAGCGAGGTGATCGACCTGCTGCGCGGCGAGGTCTCCTACCGCTACGCCCTCGACAGCGTCGTGCTCGAGGCGGGCGATCGCCTCGTCGTCCGCTCGAACGCCGGTGACGTGATGGGGCTGCGCGAATCCGGCGCGCTGGCGCCCGACACCAAGGCGCCCGAAGCCAAGGCGACCGAGTCGGAACCCGTCACCACGCGCCAGACCCTGCTGATGGAAGGCATCGTCGGGCCGCGCTCGCGGCTCGCCGGCTACCGTATCGGCGACCTGAACTTCCGCCGCCTGTACGGCGTCTACATCATCGCCGTCCACCGCCGCGGCGCCGACCTGCGGTCGAACTTCGATCAGGTCAGGCTGGAGTTCGGCGATACGCTGCTGCTGGAGGGACCGGCGGAAGGCCTGCGCCGGCTCTTCGAACGGCGGGTGCTGGTCAACCTCAGCGAGCCGGCGGAGCGGCCGCTGCGCCGCTCGAAGGCGCCGATCGCCCTCGCCGCCGTCGCCGCGGTGATGACCGTGTCGGCGCTGGAGATCATGCCGATCGAGGCCGCGGCGATCGTCGCCGCCGTCGTGGTCGTCATCACCGGCTGCCTCACCGCGGACGAGGCCTACGCCTCGATCCACTGGAACATCCTGTTCCTGATCTTCGGCATGATCGCCGTCGGCCTGGCGATGGAGAAGACGGGCGCCGCCGGCATGATCGTGGCGGCCACCCTGCCCTATCTCAAGCCGCTCGGCCCGCTCATCGTGCTGGCGGGCATCTACCTGATCACCTCGACCTTGACCGAGATGGTTTCCAACAACGCGACCGCCATCCTGCTGACGCCGATCTCGATCGCCGTGGCGAACGAGTTGGGCGTCGATCCGCGGCCCTTCGTGATGGCCGTGCTGTTCGCCGCCAGCGCCAGCTTCGCGACGCCGATCGGCTACCAGACCAACACCTTCGTCTACAGCGCCGGCGGCTACCGCTTCTCGGACTTCCTCAAGGTCGGCCTGCCGCTGAACGTGCTGATGTGGGGCGTCGCCGTCGCGATCATTCCGTTCTTCTGGCCGTTCGAGGGCTGA
- a CDS encoding metallophosphoesterase codes for MRIIAHLSDLHFGRIDPRVVDGLLHDLSAAPPNLIVISGDLTQRAKHSQFAAARQFLDLLPSPFLVIPGNHDLPPVWRPVSRMTRPWERYSRYVTSDLGPVYADPHMIVLGVNTARALRWKEGSISPRQIDRVAELLGPYEPSMFKVVCTHHPFLPPPDAPETGLVRRARRALRTFEQVGVDLLLAGHLHRAYTGDVVTHHAVIKRSILVAQASTATSTRLRAEPNAYNWIALDGDTLHLQSRVWDGTRFVSGEGEGFRKTDGQWVQLRGEPVPVE; via the coding sequence ATGAGAATCATCGCCCATCTGTCCGATCTGCATTTCGGCAGGATCGACCCGCGGGTCGTCGACGGGCTGCTGCACGACCTCTCCGCGGCACCGCCGAACCTGATCGTCATCTCCGGCGACCTGACCCAGCGCGCCAAGCACAGCCAGTTCGCGGCGGCGCGGCAGTTCCTGGACCTCCTGCCGTCGCCCTTCCTGGTGATCCCGGGCAACCACGACCTGCCGCCCGTGTGGCGGCCGGTGTCGCGCATGACCCGGCCGTGGGAGCGTTACAGCCGCTACGTCACCTCGGACCTGGGGCCGGTCTATGCCGATCCGCACATGATCGTCCTGGGGGTCAACACGGCGCGCGCCCTGCGCTGGAAGGAGGGCAGCATCTCGCCGCGCCAGATCGATCGGGTGGCCGAGCTGCTGGGCCCCTACGAGCCGAGCATGTTCAAGGTGGTGTGCACGCACCATCCGTTCCTGCCGCCGCCCGACGCGCCGGAGACCGGACTGGTGCGGCGGGCGCGCCGGGCGCTGCGCACCTTCGAGCAGGTCGGCGTCGACCTGCTGCTCGCCGGCCACCTGCACCGCGCCTATACCGGCGACGTCGTCACCCACCATGCGGTGATCAAGCGGTCCATCCTGGTCGCCCAGGCCTCGACGGCGACGAGCACGCGGCTGCGCGCGGAACCGAACGCCTACAACTGGATTGCGCTCGACGGCGACACGCTGCACCTGCAGAGCCGCGTGTGGGACGGAACGCGCTTCGTCAGCGGCGAGGGCGAGGGCTTCCGCAAGACGGACGGGCAATGGGTCCAGCTGCGCGGCGAGCCCGTCCCGGTCGAGTGA
- a CDS encoding ABC transporter ATP-binding protein, translated as MSGDYILETQGLTKEFRGFIAVRDVSLQVRRHTIHALIGPNGAGKTTVFNLLTKFLTPSAGRIVYDGHDITSTRPSAIARSGLVRSFQISAVFPHLTVRENVRVALQRKLGTSFHFWRSERSLDGLNGKADEIIEAVGLTGYGDTAAVELPYGRKRALEIATTIALEPQMLLLDEPMAGLAHEDIGRIAALIKRVAQNRTVLMVEHNMSVVADLTDRITVLQRGQILAEGPYAEVSRDPRVVEAYVGTGHA; from the coding sequence ATGTCCGGGGACTACATCCTCGAGACGCAGGGTCTGACGAAGGAGTTCCGCGGCTTCATCGCGGTGCGCGACGTCTCCCTGCAGGTCCGGCGTCACACGATACACGCGCTGATCGGCCCGAACGGGGCCGGCAAGACGACCGTCTTCAATCTTCTGACGAAGTTCCTCACGCCCAGTGCGGGACGCATCGTCTATGACGGGCACGACATCACCAGCACGCGGCCGAGCGCCATCGCGCGCAGCGGCCTCGTCCGCTCGTTCCAGATCTCGGCGGTCTTCCCCCACCTGACGGTCCGGGAGAACGTCCGGGTGGCGCTGCAGCGCAAGCTGGGCACGTCCTTTCACTTCTGGCGCTCCGAGCGGAGCCTGGACGGACTGAACGGCAAGGCCGACGAGATCATCGAGGCCGTCGGACTGACCGGCTACGGCGACACCGCCGCGGTCGAACTGCCCTACGGCCGCAAGCGCGCCCTGGAGATCGCCACCACCATCGCGCTGGAGCCGCAAATGCTGCTCCTCGACGAGCCCATGGCCGGCCTCGCGCACGAGGATATCGGGCGCATCGCCGCCCTCATCAAGCGCGTCGCCCAGAACCGCACCGTACTGATGGTCGAACACAATATGAGCGTCGTCGCCGACCTCACGGACCGGATCACCGTGCTCCAGCGCGGCCAGATCCTGGCTGAAGGCCCCTATGCCGAAGTCTCGCGCGACCCGCGCGTCGTCGAAGCCTATGTCGGAACCGGCCATGCGTGA
- a CDS encoding ABC transporter ATP-binding protein, with protein MRDDAGNEILKVEDLHAFYGESHILHGVNFEIGRGEVVTLLGRNGVGKTTTLRAIMAMVSKRTGSVRFEGQELIKLRSNDIAKLGVAYCPEERGIFASLNVEENLILPPVVRPGGMSLAEIFELFPNLKERLRSQGTKLSGGEQQMLAIGRILRTGATLLLLDEPTEGLAPVIVQKIGEAIRTLKARGFTVLLVEQNFRFAATVADRHYVMEDGRVIDSFRADELEANIEKLHDYLGV; from the coding sequence ATGCGTGACGATGCCGGAAACGAGATCCTCAAGGTCGAGGACCTGCACGCCTTCTACGGCGAATCGCACATCCTCCACGGCGTGAACTTCGAGATCGGCCGCGGCGAGGTTGTCACCCTGCTGGGGCGCAACGGCGTCGGCAAAACGACGACGCTGCGCGCCATCATGGCGATGGTGTCGAAGCGCACCGGCTCGGTCCGCTTCGAAGGGCAGGAGCTGATCAAGCTCCGCTCCAACGACATCGCCAAGCTGGGCGTCGCCTACTGCCCCGAGGAGCGCGGCATCTTCGCCAGCCTGAACGTCGAGGAGAACCTGATCCTCCCGCCGGTGGTGCGCCCTGGCGGCATGTCGCTGGCGGAGATCTTCGAGCTCTTCCCCAACCTCAAGGAACGTCTGCGCAGCCAGGGGACCAAGCTCTCCGGCGGCGAGCAGCAGATGCTGGCGATCGGGCGGATCCTGCGCACCGGCGCCACGCTGCTGCTGCTCGACGAGCCGACCGAGGGGCTCGCCCCGGTCATCGTCCAGAAGATCGGCGAGGCGATCCGCACGCTGAAGGCGCGCGGCTTCACGGTCCTGCTGGTCGAGCAGAATTTCCGCTTCGCCGCGACGGTCGCCGACCGGCACTACGTCATGGAGGACGGCCGCGTCATCGACAGCTTCCGCGCCGACGAACTCGAAGCCAACATCGAGAAACTGCACGATTACCTGGGCGTCTGA